One stretch of Toxoplasma gondii ME49 chromosome XI, whole genome shotgun sequence DNA includes these proteins:
- a CDS encoding hypothetical protein (encoded by transcript TGME49_313640~Signal peptide predicted by SignalP 2.0 HMM (probability 0.803) with cleavage site probability 0.480 at residue 36~Predicted trans-membrane domain (TMHMM2.0):14-34), with amino-acid sequence MDFFVCHPSKGRSASLLRAVALFSLAVHCGLLLVESRRVRETGVARCFFRTGDAARDANLTPFYVPADDRQMYEEGIRDYVAQMGASNEQFSVVCTETREKDVKCELCLYNEVSEDRKHVRQGQVLDTMLLECIEGKFIQGSVMSNSQYHPICYPPPQRPTRDVTEAKGRSVNPHQQLGELGTKSAGEESCGTGNKETGGS; translated from the coding sequence ATGGATTTCTTCGTGTGCCACCCATCAAAAGGACGGTCAGCTTCACTCTTGAGGGCAGTGGCCCTGTTTTCCCTGGCCGTCCACTGTGGACTGCTCCTCGTTGAGAGCCGCCGCGTCCGCGAGACAGGCGTTGCACGGTGCTTCTTTCGCACTGGAGATGCGGCCCGCGATGCGAATTTAACACCATTTTACGTTCCTGCCGATGACCGGCAAATGTACGAAGAGGGGATTAGAGACTACGTAGCTCAAATGGGTGCCAGCAACGAGCAATTCTCCGTGGTGTGCACcgaaacgcgggagaaagacgTCAAATGTGAGTTGTGTCTGTACAACGAGGTGTCAGAGGATCGCAAGCATGTTCGACAAGGCCAAGTTCTGGACACCATGCTTCTCGAATGCATTGAAGGAAAGTTCATTCAAGGGTCCGTAATGTCGAACTCTCAGTACCACCCGATCTGTTACCCCCCTCCACAGAGACCTACGCGTGATGTGACTGAAGCAAAAGGACGGAGCGTCAATCCTCACCAACAACTTGGCGAGTTGGGCACGAAGAGTGCAGGTGAAGAATCTTGTGGCACCGGCAACAAAGAAACAGGTGGCTCCTAA
- a CDS encoding hypothetical protein (encoded by transcript TGME49_313650~Signal peptide predicted by SignalP 2.0 HMM (probability 0.981) with cleavage site probability 0.615 at residue 23) encodes MRELHIIGLAVLWTSNCVSSGFAQRQDPYLRGRVPPLPSSRQYSPFDLARQRLDNPPPPACVLPLQDLPYQPQSRSS; translated from the exons ATGAGGGAATTGCACATCATTGGCTTGGCTGTGCTCTGGACAAGCAACTGCGTGTCATCTG GCTTCGCGCAGAGGCAGGATCCGTACCTGAGAGGAAGAGTTCCTCCTTTGCCGAGCTCGCGTCAATATTCTCCGTTCGATCTCGCTCGACAACGACTCGATAACCCGCCGCCTCCGG CATGTGTGTTGCCTCTTCAAGATCTACCATATCAACCACAGAGCAGATCCTCATGA